In a single window of the Candidatus Methylomirabilota bacterium genome:
- a CDS encoding sugar ABC transporter permease: protein MRAGVGRPRRRLSPAALGFLGVLPGLVLIGALILYPVGYAGWLSLHDKHSFFPTEQFIGLRNYVDVAHDEEFWDSLWRGVIYAAGTTALQIALGVGAALVLHQPFPGRTAVRALVLFPYMIPTIVAVVVWRWLLNDTYGLVDYLLVAWGLARQPVVWLSVDYIMASLIVMSVWQFTPFVILSVLARLQTVPPELYEAARVDGASAWARFRHVTLPQLKAVLFVVILLRGIWMFTKFDTVWLWGEGAGAGREIRTLPIYAYMRTFTYYQAGLGSALAVIMFLMLMAATLVYFRLFWREEDAA from the coding sequence GTGCGGGCCGGGGTCGGTCGCCCGCGGCGCCGGCTGTCGCCGGCCGCTCTCGGCTTCCTCGGAGTGCTGCCGGGCCTCGTCCTCATCGGGGCGCTGATCCTCTACCCGGTCGGCTACGCGGGCTGGCTGAGCCTCCACGACAAGCACTCGTTCTTCCCGACCGAGCAATTCATCGGGCTCCGGAACTACGTCGACGTCGCGCACGACGAGGAGTTCTGGGACAGCCTGTGGCGCGGAGTGATCTATGCGGCCGGCACGACGGCCCTCCAGATCGCCCTGGGCGTGGGGGCCGCCCTCGTCCTCCACCAGCCCTTCCCCGGACGCACGGCGGTCCGGGCCCTCGTGCTGTTCCCCTACATGATCCCGACCATCGTCGCGGTCGTCGTCTGGCGCTGGCTGCTCAACGACACCTACGGGCTGGTGGACTACCTCCTGGTGGCCTGGGGACTCGCCCGGCAGCCGGTCGTCTGGCTGAGCGTCGACTACATCATGGCCTCCCTCATCGTGATGAGCGTCTGGCAGTTCACGCCCTTCGTGATCCTCAGCGTGCTGGCGCGGCTCCAGACCGTCCCGCCCGAGCTCTACGAGGCGGCCCGGGTGGACGGGGCGTCGGCCTGGGCGCGTTTTCGTCACGTCACCCTCCCGCAGCTCAAGGCGGTGCTCTTCGTGGTGATCCTGCTCCGCGGGATCTGGATGTTCACGAAGTTCGACACCGTGTGGCTCTGGGGCGAGGGCGCCGGCGCCGGGCGCGAGATCCGCACGCTCCCGATCTATGCCTACATGCGGACCTTCACCTACTATCAGGCCGGGCTCGGCTCGGCCCTGGCGGTGATCATGTTCC